The DNA region TTGGTACGATAGCAGGCGCTTTGATAATCGGTATTCTCGCGAACGGGTTGAATCTCCTGAATGTCAACCCGTTCTACCAAGATGTCGCAAAAGGCCTGGTGATACTGGCGGCGGTTCTGCTTGATAGGTTCATTCACTCCCCCGACGCAGGTCGGTCAGCGATGGCGCGTGGAGGGGCGGCGGGCGCGGGCGTCAGCCGCAGCTCCGGGCATGGGCAGTGAGAGGCTGACACGAGGTGAAAGGTATATGAAGAAAGGCGGAATTCTGAACCCGAGTCTGATCGGAGTCCTTGCGGCACTCGGACACACTGATGCCCTGGTCGTATGCGATGCGGGCCTGCCCGTTCCCGACGGACCGAAGAGGGTGGACGTATCGCTTGTACCCGGGATCCCACGTTTCACCGATACGGTCAGGGCGATACTCGCCGAGTTCTGCGTGGAGAGCGCCCTGGTCGCTGAGGAAATGGTGGCGGGCAATACGGGGATCTACAAAGAACTTGTGCACATGCTCGGCGACACCCCTGTTCGTATGGTTCCGCACAAGACTCTCAAGGATCTGTCAAGAGAAGCCAAGGCTCTGGTGCGCACCGGCGAAACCACGCCTTACGCCAACGTGATCCTCTATTCCGGCATCAAGGGAGTCTTCAGGGCCGGAGAGCCCGGGTAAAGCGACTCACATTTCTCGCGGTTCACCGCGGAGGACAGGGGAGGTGGAAGCGGGGTATCGAGTCGAAGCTGTGGGGCGGACATCGAGACGGCGCTTCGGGACGGATCAGCCTGGCCAATCTCAATGAAAGGTGGTCTGCAAAGTGAAGAGAGCCATTCTGAGTCTGCTTGCGGTCGCGCTATGCGTTCTTCTATCGGGCGGGGCAGCCCTGGGGGCAGCCAAAACAGTAGTGGGCATCTCCATTTCCACTCTCAACAACCCGTTCTTCGTCGATCTGAGGGACGGGGCGAAGGCCGAAGCAGACCGGCTTGGGATCGATCTCGTTGTGGCGGATGCTCAGAACGACGCGAACAAGCAGCTGTCGCAGGTGGAGAACTTCATTCAGCAGAGAGTGTCAGTCATCCTGGTCAATCCGTGCGACTCCGATGCCATTATCCCCGCGATCAAGGCCGCGAACGCCGCTCAGATACCGGTCATCACAGTTGACCGCGGCGCGAACGGTGGAGTTGTGGCCACGCACATCGCATCAGACAACGTCGCCGGCGGAAAAATGGCGGGCGAGTACATCGCAACGCTAATAGGCGGGAAGGGCAAGGTCGTAGAGCTAGAGGGCATTCCTGGGACTTCCGCCGCCCGGGACCGCGGTCGCGGGTTCAACGAGGCGCTCAAGTCCTATCCCGGCATTGTAGTCGTAGCGCGGCAGGAGGCAGGTTTCGACCGCGCTCGGGGCATGAATGTCATGGAGAACATCCTGCAGGCTCAACCGGAGATCGACGCCTTATTCTGCCACAATGACGAAATGGCGTTGGGTGCGCTGAGAGCGATCGAAGCCGCAGGCCGACTTGCCAAAATCAAGATAGTCGGATTCGATGCGACTGACGACGCAGTCAGCGCTGTGAAAGCAGGCAAGATGCAGGCGACAGTAGCTCAGCAGCCACGGGAGATGGGCAGGCTTGGCGTAGCAAAGGCGAAGGAGCTCCTAGACGGAGCGCAGCTGCCGGCGTATATTCCAGTCGCCCTCGAGCTAGTAAGGAAGTAAGAGGCCTGGGGCCGGCGGACGGGGCGCGGACGCGAACAGACCGTCGGCCCCTAGTGTTATCCGAGGACGCGCTGTATGGCGCCCAGGTATCGGGCATGACAGCAGATCCCGAGGAGGTCCTTGCGTTGGCGGGCATAGTCGTTGTAGGAAGCTTGAACATGGATCTGACTGTGAAAGTGAAATGCTTGCCGTCCCGATTCGAGACGGTGATGGGGCGCGATTTCCAGACAACTCCCGGCGGCAAGGGGGCGAACCAGGCGGTGGCCGCCGCCCGGCTTGGCGCGTCTGTGGCGATGATCGGCCGGGTCGGAGAGGATGCTTACGGCGCCAACCTTCTGGCGAATCTTGCGAACAGCGGGGTCGACGTCTCTGGGGTGGTCGCCGACCCCGAGGCCCCGACGGGGATAGCCCTTATCACAGTGGACGATGCCGGCGCGAACACTATAGTGGTGGTGCCGGGAGCTAACAGCAAATGCAGTCCCAGAGACGTCGAGGCCCGTTCGGGCTCCATTGGGCATGCGAAGGCAGTCGTAGCCCAGCTCGAGGTGGAGACTGACACAGTGGTGGCCGCTTTCCGGGCAGCAAGGGCCGAAGGAGTCGCCACTGTCCTGAACCCCGCGCCTGCGCCGCATTCGCCTCTCCCCCGCGCGCTGCTTGAGCATGCCGACTTCATCATTCCGAACGAGGTGGAGGCAGGCGCGCTCTCGGGGATGCGAGTATCGTGCCCGGACGAGGCTTTGGAGGCCGCACGGGTGCTCCACACCCTGGGGCCTGAGCGCGTGATCATTACTCTTGGAAGCCAAGGCTCGGTGTTCGCCGGACCTGAAGGGGAAATCCGGATGCCCGCCTACAGGGTCAACGCAATTGATTCAACCGCTGCGGGCGACGCTTTCATAGGCGCATTCACCGTGGCGTTGATAGATGGCATGTCGATCAGGGATTGTCTTGCGTTTGGGTCCGCGGCGGGGGCGCTGGCCGCCTCCAAACCCGGAGCGCAGGCATCGCTGCCCTGCCTTGCCGATGTAGCGGCACTCTCGCGAAACCCGCCGAGCGGGTGAAGCAGGAGCCGAGGCCGCGACTTGATGAGCCGCAAGGCGCTAAGGGGAAGGCAGCAACAAGGCGCAACTTGCACTTGACAGCCCAAAATTCGGTGAGATAGAATTTGCCTGCTGGCGGTTCCAGTAACCTACGAAAGGAGGCCGAACCGATGGGGATCGTCACCGCTGCGGTGCTTCACCGTCGCAGAGGGGCTACTCTGCCCTTCGGGTGGGGTTATTGTGTCCTTTTCGGCTCGGCACGTCCTAGGCCTGTGTAGGTTGCGCATGTGTGCGTGATCGACGGCCGCGGGCGATGTGAGAGCCCGCGGCCTTCAAGTTTCCCAGGCACCCTATTCCGGGCCGGGCCGCGGGTGAGTGTGTTCCCCGTGGCCCGGCCTCATGTTTTGTGAAGGGGAGGTAGTCTTCAGGTGACTGCTGCGATCGTATGTGATCACGCGTTCAAGGCTTTTGTAGAGCAGCCGGAGGTCGATGACGCCAAGGATAGCACCCGCCCGCCGCGGTCATTGGCAAGGCGGTTCTTGGACCTCATGGCGCACAGGGGCGTCAAGGTGGAAGCCGTGCATGACGTGTCCTTTGAGGTGGCACGCGGGGAGATCTTCGGGATACTCGGTCCGAACGGGTCCGGGAAGTCCACGCTCATCAGAATGGTCTCGACCCTGCTCCTCCCAGACTCCGGGACAATTACAGTATTTGGCCGTGACGTGGTGGAGAACAAGCTGGAAGTGAGACAGTCGATCAACAGGGTGTCTGTGGAGGCCGCGTTCTTCAAGAAGCTTTCAGCCTTGGAGAACCTGGAGTACGCTGCACGTCTCTATGGCGTGAATGTGCGCGAAGGCCGTGAACGGGCCATGGCCATTCTCGAGCGTCTCGGATTCGCGAAGAAGAAAGCACGGACGCCCCTGGAGAATCTGTCCCGCGGCATGCAGCAGAAGGTGGCGGTCGCGAGAGCACTCTTGACCTCCCCCGTGCTCCTACTCCTCGACGAGCCTACGACAGGCCTTGACCCCGTGTCCAAGCGCGAGGTTCAGGATTTCGTGCTCGAGTTGCGGCGCACCCACGACACCACCGTCATTCTGACCACCCATGACATGCAGGAGGCGGAGAGGCTGTGCGACCGCATCGCAGTGATGGACAACGGGAGATTCGTCGCTTTGGATACGCCTGATAACCTCAGAGCGGGCATGACTCAGAACGGGCACGTGCCTTCGCTGGAAGAGGTTTTCTTCAGGCTCACAGGCAAGAACCTTGGGGATGAGATCCCGGAAGGGGTTGATTGAGTTGAATGCTCTCGCGAGGGAGATCAAGTCAAGCTACGCTCTGGTGCAGCGAAACATAAACTTAGTCCGACGATACCTCGGATGGGAGATCGTGTTCGCGTCCTATGAGGTCGTAAACGTTCTGACCATCGGGTTCATCGGAGTAAGTGGCCCGAGAGAGACAATGAACGAGCGGATACTGTTCCTGATTGCCGGAGCCCTGCTGTGGGGGTTCCTGTCTGTCTTGTTCCACGAGGTCTCCGAGTCGGTGGCGTGGGAGAGGTGGGAGGGGACCATCGAGTACAGCTTCATGGCCCCTCTCCCGAGGATCATCTACATGATGGGAGTCTGCTTCTGGGCGGTGCTCTACGGCCTCATACGGACCATTGTCTGCTTGACTGCAGTGGCGCTGTTCTTTCGGATCTCGCTTGCCGGGGCCAATCTCCCGGCGGCCCTTCTGACGTTGGCCATATCAAGTTTGGCCTTCATGGGGATGGGCCTGGCGGCGGCTGTGCTTCCACTAGTCTCACCTGAGAAGGGTTCCCAGGCTACCCACATATTCCAGGCGGTCATATTGCTCATCTCCGGTGTGTACTACGACGTTTCAGTCCTGCCCGCTTGGGTCAGACCGTTGTCTGCGATATCGCCAGCCACATACACGCTGCGGGCCGCTCGGGCTGCGTTGCTGGAAGGTGCCCCGATGGCATCCATCCTCCCAGAACTCGGCATCTTGCTCGTCTCCGGGGTCGTGTTGATCCCTCTCGGGCTTGCCATCTTCGAACGAGGCGAGCATTACGCCATGCGCACCGGGAAACTCAAGAGGAGCGGATAGAGGCCGGTTGCGTCGGGCGAGGCAGCAGGATGCGTCCTCTGGATGCGTCCTGCTGTGAGTGTGCCAAGGCAAGAGAGACATTGTAGTCGAGCTTCTAGCCGAGTGCGGGCTCCTTGTGACGGTGCCGCACGGCGCGTTCTACATACTTGCCGACATATCTCGAACAGGCCTGGACTCCTATACATTTGCCACGCGGCTTCTCTCGGAGGCGAGAGTCGCTGTGGCATCGGGGGAGACATTCGGCAATGTAGCTGCGGAAGGCCGCCACAAGGCGGCCTTTGCTACTGGCCCTTCGGCACTTCCCGGACTCTCGAGCATTGAGTCGAATTCACACATGATTTGCCTGGTTGTCTACCGCTTTTACGTGATTTCTCCGCATGATTGGCTGGACGTATGAACATTCATGGACACCATTTAGAAGGAATTCTGGCATTGCTGTGGAACGGAATGAGCGGTATGATCCTCATACCACACACTCCGATCTCCATATACGTGCACAGGAGGCAGGCCTCGTATCCAATGGAAGGCAGCAGCCCCATCCGCAAGGTTAACTTGTCGGATACCATCGTAGAGCATGTCAAATCCCTCATAGCGGCCGGCCGGCTCAAACCCGGAGATAAGTTGCCGCCGGAGCGGGAGTTTGCGGCACAGCTTGGGGTGAGTCGCACCGCGTTGCGGGAGGCATTGAGGAGTCTCAGCCTCATGGGCCTTCTCAGCATCAGACAGGGCGACGGGACCTTCGTATCCAGGTTGGTCCCGGCATCCTTCATGAAGTCGCTCTCTCCCATGCTTCTCATGAGCGGAACGGACATCTTGGAGTTGGTAGAGGCGAGAAAGGTCATAGAAGTCAAGACCGCGGCCCTGTGCGCGCTTCGGGCCACTGAAGAGGAACTCGAGTCAGTGAGCAGGCTCATACTGAAGATGGCGGAGACTCTCACAGACCTGGACAGCTTCAACCAGCTTGACCTGGAATTCCATCTTTCCATTGCCAGGGGGGCCCACAACTCAGCTCTCGTTGCCGCCTTGCAGGCTGTGAGGGATGGCCTGTATGAGCAGGTGGAGAATGTTCAGCGTCTACCGGGCGCGGCCAAGCGGGCTCTGGATTTTCATTGCCGCATTGAGCGGGCGGCCAGGGCGAGGGACTCCGAGGAAGCGGAACGGGCGATGGGGGAGCACCTGGAGGACGTGGAGCGGGCGATTCTCGCCAACATGGCGCACGCGCCCGGATAGCAGCGAGGAGGTGTTGGCGGAGGGGGAACAACTAGTCAGCAACCGATCGGCTGGGCGGAATCACACGGGACGTTGTGCATGAATCACTACGTATCTAAGGAGGCCTTGGCAGATGGTCACTAGTAGGGTTAGGAGGCACATCTGGAGGACCGCGCTTGTTTTCGCCGTGCTGCTGGCACTCTCTCTGTTCACGACCACTCTTGCAGCCGAGCAGGTGGTCAAGGTGGGTGCAGTGTATCCCCTGACCGGCGCAGTGGCGACGACAGGGGCCGACTGCCGAAGCGGTGTTGAACTCGCCCTCGAGATCATTAATGGAGTCTACGACATAGACTTCCCATTCGCCAGGACTGCTGGGATCCCCTCTCTTGGCGGAGCCAAGCTCGATGTTATCTTTGGGGATTCCCGAGGCGATCCGACCCAGGGTATGGCTGAGACAGAGAGGCTGATCACCGAGCAAAAGGTTGTAGCCATGATTGGCGGGTACCAGAGCGCTGTCGTCAAGACGGCGAGCATGGCCGCCGAGAGGCTGCAGGTGCCGTACGTTCTTTCGGATGCCACGTCTCCCGCCCTTACCGAGCGGGGCTTCAAGTGGTTCTTCCGGGTGATCCCCCACGATGGTATCCAGGCCAAGAACGCGCTCGAGCTTGTCCGAGATGTCGCGAAGAAAGAGAACACCAGCATCAAGAAAATCGGTGTGCTGTGGGAGAACACCGAGTGGGGCGCAAACGTGGCCATGGAGATCAGGAAGTGGGCCGGGGAGTACGGGTTCACTATCGTGGCCGACCTCCCTTACACCTACCGCGCGACCGATGTGTCAGGTGAGGTGCTGAAACTCAAGGCGGCTGCCCCGGAAGTTATAATCCATGCGGCGTACGTCTCAGACGCAATCCTGTTTACCCAGACCCTCAAGGCCATGGACGTCCGGCCCAAGATGTTTGTGGGGATGGCTGGCTACCTCGATCCGAACTACCTGAACACCGTCGCCAAGGACGGCGAGTACTTCTTTGTACGCGCAGTCTACGGCCTGGACCTTGCCAGCCGCAAGCCTGTGGTTGCACAGATCAACGAAATCTACAAGAAGAAGTACGGCTTCGACATGAGCCCGAACGCCGCCCGCAGCTTCACTGCTCCGTTTGTGGTTGCGGACGCGATCAACAGGGCCAAATCAACGAAACCCGATGACATCAGAAAGGCGTTGCTCGAGACAGACTTGCCTGCCGACGCCCTGATCTCGCCCTACGAGGGCGTCAGGTTCGATCCGGTGACCCACGACAATGTCCTGGCGCGGTCGCTCTACCTTCAGATTCAAGGCGGCAAGTTCAGGGTGGTATGGCCCTTTGAGCTCGCCGCTGTTCCGTACGTGTTCCCGTTCCCGGGCTGGAAGAGGTAACTGACTTACCGGGCCCGGGCGCCTGGCTTGCGCCGCACGCCCGGGCTCCTTCCCCCGCATACACCATCCACACGCGCAAGGGGTGGGAATCATGTACCTTCAATTGCTTACGGGAGGCCTCTTGCTCGGGTGCATATACGGCCTGGTCGCCATGGGGCTGAGCCTCATCTACGGAGTAATGGGGATCGTGAACTTCGCCCACGGAGCCTTCGTGATGCTGGCAATGTACGCGAGCTACTGGCTATATGCTCTGCTTCGGCTGGACCCGGTTCTTTCAACTCCACTCGTAGCGGCGCTGATGTTTGGGTTCGGTGCCGGCTGTTACTACCTGGTCATCGGAAGAGTGCTCCGAGGGCCTTTCCTCGCAAGGTTGCTTGTCACTTTCGGCCTCGGGATATTCTTCGTGAGCCTCGCACAATTCCTCTGGACTCCTGACTACAAGATGGTTGACAGGTCCATCGCGCACGGGATAATCACCATCGGTGGAGTGTTCATCGAAGGGCCCAAACTCGCCGCAAGTATCGGCAGTCTCGCCGTGGCAGCTGCTGTTTACTGGTTCGTGCGCAAGACCAAGACGGGTTTGGCAATCCAGGCGATCTCGATAGATCGAATGGCCTCGTCGCTGATGGGCATCAACCTCGAGCGGCTCAACGCGATCGCTTTTGGCCTCGGGATCGCCTCGGCGGGCGCAGCTGGGTCTCTGATGGCGAGTTTCTACTACATCTTCCCCGACGTAGGCACGATGTTCGGACTTGTGGCTCTAGTTGCCGTGGCCCTCGGGGGGTTTGGAAGTACAGAGGGTGCACTCATAGGTGCTATCCTTCTGGGGGTGATCGAGACTTTCGGCGGGTTTGTCGTCGGCCCCGCCTACAAGTACGCTCTCATATTCGTTGCCTACCTGCTCATCGTCATCATCCGGCCTAGAGGCCTCATGGGATGGGGTGCCGACTGATGAAAGCGACCGGCACAAGGAATCCGATCGTGTTGGGAGTGGCGCTGATTGCCTTCGGGATCGGGCTTCCGTTCATCTTCACGTCCCGGTTCAGCCAGCACATTCTGATAATGGTACTTCTTTACGCGCTCCTGGGCGAGGCATGGAATATCATGACAGGATACGCGGGCTTGGTCTCTGTAGGCCAAGCGGCCTTCTTCGGAGTAGGAGCGTATGTGTCCTCCTTTGCCTTTGTGACCTGGGGAGTCAATCCCTGGTTGGGCATGCTCCTCTCCGGGCTTGTGTGTGCCGCATTTGGAGTCGCCGTGGGGTTCCCCGTGTCCAGGCTCCGGGGGCGCTACTTCGCCATCGGCACTATCGCCCTAGGGCAGACGATCAAGATCATCTTCGAGAACTGGGAATACGTAGGCGCTGCCAGGGGCCTGATGCTCCCCCTGGTCCCGGAGGGCTTACTCAACTTCCAGTTCCACACCTCCAAGGCTCCGTACTACTATATCGCCTTGGCCCTGCTAGCCGGAGTAGTCGTGCTGATGTACCTCATTGAAGGCTCCAAGCTGGGCTACTACTTCAAGGCGATCAGAGAGAACGAAGATGTTGCGGCGGGTATGGGAGTAGATAAGACGGTCTACAAACTCATTGCGATCGCCCTGAGCGCCTTCATTACGGGTATCGGGGGCACGTTCCTCGCCCAGTACAGCTTGTATGTGGAACCTGAGTACGTGTTCAACCACCTCATCTCCGTGACCATCGCGCTCATCGCGGTGTTCGGTGGTACCGGGAATATAGCGGGTCCGATTCTCGGGGCTCTGATCCTAGTCCCCATATCCGAACTGACCCGGGCCTGGCTGGGCGCGGGGGGCAAAGGGATCGATCTGATGATCTACGGTGCGTTCATAGTTGTCATCTGCGTATTCGAGCCTGAAGGCCTCGTCGGCATCATCAGGCGAGTGGGGCGCTCAGCGCGCGGCGGCGAGAAGAGGGGGGTGCCGGTATGGAGGAACTTGTAGTCCAGGGCCTCACCAAGAGGTTCGGCGGGCTTGTGGCGCTGAGCGACGTTTCGTTCACCGTCCGCCCCAGGGAGATCAAGGGGCTCATCGGGCCTAATGGTGCGGGAAAGACCACCCTCTTCAACTGCGTGACCGGATTTCTGAAGGTGGATGCGGGATCCGTGAGACTAGGCCCTCAGTCCATTACGAACTGGCAGCCCAACCGAGTGTGCGGCCTTGGCATCGCAAGGACGTTCCAGGTCGTGCAAGTGTTGCAGGGCTTGACTGTCCTCGAGAACGTCATGGTTGGGGCGTACCTCCGCCGAGGCCGAACTGGGCCGGCGCGGAGGAAGGCCTTTGAGGTCCTGAAGCGAGTGGGAATGGAACAGAAGGCGGAGTCGCCCGCAGGTGGGCTTACGCTCCCGGAGAAGAAACGACTGGAAGTCGCGATGTGTCTGGCCACCGAACCCAGGATCCTGATGCTTGATGAGGCCATGGCCGGCCTGACCCCTACGGAGATCAACGAGGCGGTGGCGCTCATCAGAAGTCTTCGGGATGAAGGCATGGCCTTGGTGGTCGTGGAACATGTCATGGAGGCCATCATGCCCATCGCGGACAGCGTCATGGTTCTCGAATCAGGATGCAAGATCGCCGAAGGACCGCCCGCGGAGATCGTGAGAGATGAGCGGGTGATCGCGGCGTACTTAGGTGAGAAGTATGCTAAACGTAACTCATCTTAGCGCTGGCTACGGTGGGGTGCCCGCCCTTTCGGACGTCTCTCTCACGATCAACAGGGGCGAGATCGTAGCGATTGTAGGGTCGAACGGGGCGGGGAAGTCCACTTTGGCGAGGGCGATCTCGGGTGTTCTCAGACCAACTTCCGGCGAAATCCTCCTCGACGGTCGACGGATAGACGGGATGCCTGCTCACGACATCGTTAGGCTCGGCATTGTTCACGTGCCCGAGGGGCGTCACGTGTTCGGTAAGTTGTCCGTGACGGAGAACCTTCTGTTGGGTGCCTACACCGTGGACTCAGAGGAGACCGTGCGCAGGAGGCTCGAGTTCGTTCAGGAGATGTTCCCAATTCTCAAGGAGCGTAAGGCCCAGAAGGCAGGAAGCCTGAGCGGAGGGCAGCAACAGATGCTCGCCCTCGGTCGGGGCTTGATGGCTGATCCGAAGCTTCTGATTCTGGATGAGCCATCGCTCGGCCTCATGCCAAAGCTCGTTGAAGGGCTCTTCGATGCCATCCGGCGGATCGCCCAGGAGGGCATCACCATACTCCTGATAGAACAGCGGGTCCTCGAAGCCCTGGAGCTCTGTGACAGGGGCTATGTGATCCAGAGTGGCAGGATTGTCATGGAGGACACCGGAGACCGGCTCATCGAAAGTGACATGGTCAGGCGTGCCTACCTCGGGATGTGAGCTGAGGCGCACGCAGACCGCGGGCTTGTGCAGCCCGAGAACCCTGGGAGGTGTGCTTAGCGTGGAAGTGAGGCTCGCTTATGGCAAGCAGGGGCTTCGTGTCTCCTTACCGGACCGGAATGTCACCGTCATCGAGCCCGTATTCGTGGAGGGCCTTCCTGACGAGAAGGC from Bacillota bacterium includes:
- the rbsD gene encoding D-ribose pyranase — its product is MKKGGILNPSLIGVLAALGHTDALVVCDAGLPVPDGPKRVDVSLVPGIPRFTDTVRAILAEFCVESALVAEEMVAGNTGIYKELVHMLGDTPVRMVPHKTLKDLSREAKALVRTGETTPYANVILYSGIKGVFRAGEPG
- the rbsB gene encoding ribose ABC transporter substrate-binding protein RbsB; translation: MKRAILSLLAVALCVLLSGGAALGAAKTVVGISISTLNNPFFVDLRDGAKAEADRLGIDLVVADAQNDANKQLSQVENFIQQRVSVILVNPCDSDAIIPAIKAANAAQIPVITVDRGANGGVVATHIASDNVAGGKMAGEYIATLIGGKGKVVELEGIPGTSAARDRGRGFNEALKSYPGIVVVARQEAGFDRARGMNVMENILQAQPEIDALFCHNDEMALGALRAIEAAGRLAKIKIVGFDATDDAVSAVKAGKMQATVAQQPREMGRLGVAKAKELLDGAQLPAYIPVALELVRK
- the rbsK gene encoding ribokinase, with translation MAGIVVVGSLNMDLTVKVKCLPSRFETVMGRDFQTTPGGKGANQAVAAARLGASVAMIGRVGEDAYGANLLANLANSGVDVSGVVADPEAPTGIALITVDDAGANTIVVVPGANSKCSPRDVEARSGSIGHAKAVVAQLEVETDTVVAAFRAARAEGVATVLNPAPAPHSPLPRALLEHADFIIPNEVEAGALSGMRVSCPDEALEAARVLHTLGPERVIITLGSQGSVFAGPEGEIRMPAYRVNAIDSTAAGDAFIGAFTVALIDGMSIRDCLAFGSAAGALAASKPGAQASLPCLADVAALSRNPPSG
- a CDS encoding ABC transporter ATP-binding protein, which translates into the protein MAHRGVKVEAVHDVSFEVARGEIFGILGPNGSGKSTLIRMVSTLLLPDSGTITVFGRDVVENKLEVRQSINRVSVEAAFFKKLSALENLEYAARLYGVNVREGRERAMAILERLGFAKKKARTPLENLSRGMQQKVAVARALLTSPVLLLLDEPTTGLDPVSKREVQDFVLELRRTHDTTVILTTHDMQEAERLCDRIAVMDNGRFVALDTPDNLRAGMTQNGHVPSLEEVFFRLTGKNLGDEIPEGVD
- a CDS encoding ABC transporter permease translates to MIELNALAREIKSSYALVQRNINLVRRYLGWEIVFASYEVVNVLTIGFIGVSGPRETMNERILFLIAGALLWGFLSVLFHEVSESVAWERWEGTIEYSFMAPLPRIIYMMGVCFWAVLYGLIRTIVCLTAVALFFRISLAGANLPAALLTLAISSLAFMGMGLAAAVLPLVSPEKGSQATHIFQAVILLISGVYYDVSVLPAWVRPLSAISPATYTLRAARAALLEGAPMASILPELGILLVSGVVLIPLGLAIFERGEHYAMRTGKLKRSG
- a CDS encoding FadR family transcriptional regulator gives rise to the protein MLWNGMSGMILIPHTPISIYVHRRQASYPMEGSSPIRKVNLSDTIVEHVKSLIAAGRLKPGDKLPPEREFAAQLGVSRTALREALRSLSLMGLLSIRQGDGTFVSRLVPASFMKSLSPMLLMSGTDILELVEARKVIEVKTAALCALRATEEELESVSRLILKMAETLTDLDSFNQLDLEFHLSIARGAHNSALVAALQAVRDGLYEQVENVQRLPGAAKRALDFHCRIERAARARDSEEAERAMGEHLEDVERAILANMAHAPG
- a CDS encoding ABC transporter substrate-binding protein is translated as MVTSRVRRHIWRTALVFAVLLALSLFTTTLAAEQVVKVGAVYPLTGAVATTGADCRSGVELALEIINGVYDIDFPFARTAGIPSLGGAKLDVIFGDSRGDPTQGMAETERLITEQKVVAMIGGYQSAVVKTASMAAERLQVPYVLSDATSPALTERGFKWFFRVIPHDGIQAKNALELVRDVAKKENTSIKKIGVLWENTEWGANVAMEIRKWAGEYGFTIVADLPYTYRATDVSGEVLKLKAAAPEVIIHAAYVSDAILFTQTLKAMDVRPKMFVGMAGYLDPNYLNTVAKDGEYFFVRAVYGLDLASRKPVVAQINEIYKKKYGFDMSPNAARSFTAPFVVADAINRAKSTKPDDIRKALLETDLPADALISPYEGVRFDPVTHDNVLARSLYLQIQGGKFRVVWPFELAAVPYVFPFPGWKR
- a CDS encoding branched-chain amino acid ABC transporter permease, which translates into the protein MYLQLLTGGLLLGCIYGLVAMGLSLIYGVMGIVNFAHGAFVMLAMYASYWLYALLRLDPVLSTPLVAALMFGFGAGCYYLVIGRVLRGPFLARLLVTFGLGIFFVSLAQFLWTPDYKMVDRSIAHGIITIGGVFIEGPKLAASIGSLAVAAAVYWFVRKTKTGLAIQAISIDRMASSLMGINLERLNAIAFGLGIASAGAAGSLMASFYYIFPDVGTMFGLVALVAVALGGFGSTEGALIGAILLGVIETFGGFVVGPAYKYALIFVAYLLIVIIRPRGLMGWGAD
- a CDS encoding branched-chain amino acid ABC transporter permease; its protein translation is MKATGTRNPIVLGVALIAFGIGLPFIFTSRFSQHILIMVLLYALLGEAWNIMTGYAGLVSVGQAAFFGVGAYVSSFAFVTWGVNPWLGMLLSGLVCAAFGVAVGFPVSRLRGRYFAIGTIALGQTIKIIFENWEYVGAARGLMLPLVPEGLLNFQFHTSKAPYYYIALALLAGVVVLMYLIEGSKLGYYFKAIRENEDVAAGMGVDKTVYKLIAIALSAFITGIGGTFLAQYSLYVEPEYVFNHLISVTIALIAVFGGTGNIAGPILGALILVPISELTRAWLGAGGKGIDLMIYGAFIVVICVFEPEGLVGIIRRVGRSARGGEKRGVPVWRNL
- a CDS encoding ABC transporter ATP-binding protein; translated protein: MEELVVQGLTKRFGGLVALSDVSFTVRPREIKGLIGPNGAGKTTLFNCVTGFLKVDAGSVRLGPQSITNWQPNRVCGLGIARTFQVVQVLQGLTVLENVMVGAYLRRGRTGPARRKAFEVLKRVGMEQKAESPAGGLTLPEKKRLEVAMCLATEPRILMLDEAMAGLTPTEINEAVALIRSLRDEGMALVVVEHVMEAIMPIADSVMVLESGCKIAEGPPAEIVRDERVIAAYLGEKYAKRNSS
- a CDS encoding ABC transporter ATP-binding protein, which produces MLNVTHLSAGYGGVPALSDVSLTINRGEIVAIVGSNGAGKSTLARAISGVLRPTSGEILLDGRRIDGMPAHDIVRLGIVHVPEGRHVFGKLSVTENLLLGAYTVDSEETVRRRLEFVQEMFPILKERKAQKAGSLSGGQQQMLALGRGLMADPKLLILDEPSLGLMPKLVEGLFDAIRRIAQEGITILLIEQRVLEALELCDRGYVIQSGRIVMEDTGDRLIESDMVRRAYLGM